One stretch of Pedobacter riviphilus DNA includes these proteins:
- a CDS encoding SusC/RagA family TonB-linked outer membrane protein, translating into MDNQGWEVNLNATVIKKKKIRLDLSFNIAHNENVIREVSPLYPRENKAKVTSNNVYKVFVQENNPFGSFYGFKFKGVYPDKNSTVALDENGNQIVGPNGDKIYMRFAYPSIDYVFQPGDAMYEDINHDGNIDYKDIVYLGNGNPKLTGGFGSNLTINGNLRLGFNFTFRTGYDIINGTKINTTNMYGFNNQSTAVLRRWKKEGDITDMPRAMYGAGYNFLGSDRYIEDGSFLRLSSVVLRYDFAKKLYEALGNEIAYYKPYRSEYFNIYQIYWSRP; encoded by the coding sequence ATGGATAACCAGGGTTGGGAAGTAAACCTGAATGCTACTGTTATCAAAAAGAAAAAAATAAGATTAGATCTCTCTTTCAATATTGCACATAACGAAAACGTAATTCGTGAGGTTTCGCCTTTATACCCAAGAGAAAACAAGGCTAAGGTAACCAGCAACAACGTTTACAAAGTATTTGTACAGGAAAATAATCCTTTTGGCTCGTTTTACGGTTTCAAGTTTAAAGGTGTATATCCGGATAAAAACTCAACAGTTGCATTGGATGAGAACGGGAACCAGATTGTTGGGCCGAACGGCGATAAAATTTATATGCGTTTTGCTTATCCATCTATCGATTATGTTTTCCAGCCAGGCGATGCTATGTATGAAGACATTAACCATGACGGGAACATCGATTATAAAGATATTGTATACCTGGGTAATGGTAATCCCAAATTAACCGGGGGATTTGGATCTAACCTTACCATCAACGGAAACCTTCGTTTAGGCTTTAACTTCACTTTTCGTACCGGTTACGATATTATTAACGGTACTAAAATTAACACCACTAATATGTACGGCTTTAATAACCAAAGTACAGCGGTACTACGCAGATGGAAAAAAGAAGGAGATATTACCGATATGCCCAGGGCCATGTACGGTGCGGGGTATAACTTTTTAGGTTCCGACCGCTACATCGAAGACGGCTCGTTTTTAAGATTGAGCTCTGTGGTGTTAAGGTACGATTTTGCCAAAAAACTTTATGAAGCGCTTGGGAATGAAATCGCTTACTACAAACCTTACCGTTCAGAATATTTTAACATTTACCAAATATACTGGTCAAGACCCTGA
- a CDS encoding RagB/SusD family nutrient uptake outer membrane protein — MKNILYSTCLVMMLVMSSSCNKWLDLQPRDGITRQEFWKTKEDVLAAVSGCYTSLLAPPPGVGDKSLLEYMFMYGELRADMIAGGPSITTEETDIINVNITQDNTTARWAAFYRTINYCNTVLDFAPGVKATDPTFTDEALNGYVAEALTLRSLMYFYLLRTFRDVPLKLTATVKDTDLQDLPKTKQADILKQIVADLKKAEQGAVTTYGSTRFDKARVTKFTVNALLADVYLWMEDYPNCIAECNKIISSQRFALVGAAGWYNNVFFKGSSIETIFEFDQSIENPFFTLLVTPRRRFIGSPFLSTEIFIPDDVDPDNNYDIRPGSYYNSAFTIQKYGLENPSYVKWQAYRYSDIMMIKAEALALTGGGVEALALVDELRSRRNAVNATKVTVDPSETEALCDYILAERAREFAFEGKRWFDLLRHAKRNNYSRIDILLDLAAKTVSPTLQQSAITKFRDPNSHYLPIYQSELFTDPNLVQNPFYTK, encoded by the coding sequence ATGAAAAATATTTTATATAGCACTTGTTTAGTAATGATGCTGGTGATGAGCAGCTCTTGCAACAAATGGCTCGATCTTCAACCCCGAGATGGGATTACCAGACAGGAATTCTGGAAAACAAAAGAAGACGTTTTAGCGGCAGTTTCTGGTTGTTACACCTCTTTACTGGCACCTCCTCCGGGTGTTGGTGATAAATCTTTGTTGGAATACATGTTTATGTACGGTGAGCTTAGGGCCGATATGATTGCTGGTGGGCCTAGTATTACAACGGAAGAAACGGATATTATTAATGTAAATATTACCCAGGATAATACAACAGCAAGATGGGCAGCATTTTACCGTACCATTAACTATTGTAATACGGTACTAGATTTTGCACCTGGCGTTAAAGCTACCGATCCTACTTTTACCGATGAGGCATTGAACGGTTACGTGGCAGAGGCCCTTACGTTAAGAAGCCTCATGTATTTTTACCTGTTGCGTACTTTTAGAGATGTACCACTAAAATTAACCGCCACCGTAAAAGATACCGATTTACAGGATCTCCCGAAAACCAAACAGGCCGATATTTTAAAACAGATTGTAGCCGACTTAAAAAAAGCAGAACAGGGAGCGGTTACCACTTATGGTAGTACCAGGTTTGATAAGGCTAGGGTAACCAAATTTACCGTAAATGCTTTGTTAGCTGATGTGTACCTGTGGATGGAAGATTACCCGAACTGTATTGCAGAGTGCAATAAAATCATCAGTTCGCAAAGATTTGCCCTGGTTGGTGCTGCCGGCTGGTACAATAATGTGTTTTTTAAAGGTTCATCCATCGAAACTATATTTGAATTTGACCAATCGATAGAAAATCCGTTTTTTACTTTATTGGTAACTCCCAGACGGCGTTTTATCGGTTCTCCGTTTTTGAGTACCGAAATCTTTATTCCAGATGATGTTGATCCGGATAATAATTATGATATCAGACCGGGCTCTTATTATAATTCGGCTTTTACCATTCAAAAATATGGTTTAGAAAACCCTTCTTACGTAAAATGGCAGGCATACCGTTATTCCGATATCATGATGATTAAAGCCGAAGCTTTGGCCTTAACAGGAGGCGGTGTAGAAGCTTTGGCATTGGTTGATGAACTGCGATCAAGACGTAATGCTGTAAATGCTACGAAAGTTACTGTAGATCCTTCAGAAACTGAAGCTTTGTGCGATTATATTTTGGCTGAGCGTGCCAGAGAATTTGCTTTTGAAGGCAAAAGATGGTTCGATCTTTTACGCCATGCCAAACGTAACAACTATAGCCGCATTGATATTTTGTTAGATCTTGCTGCCAAAACAGTATCACCTACACTTCAACAATCGGCCATTACAAAATTTAGAGATCCCAATAGCCATTACTTGCCGATTTATCAGAGTGAGTTGTTTACAGATCCTAATCTGGTACAAAATCCATTTTACACTAAATAG
- a CDS encoding fasciclin domain-containing protein produces the protein MKVKLDIRNITYLVILSAFIIFVLNACKRESLTLSTTDDVNITGFLEKNPDKFSLFTQILERSGTKGYLAAYGKYTIFTPDNNAVNDWLKSLNKTAIDQLSATELKDVVRFHVLPDTVATGKFTDGKLTQITLYGQYLQTGVTFKDGVSSFIINKQALITQSNVRVGNGIIHVIDHVLIPSTKTLASTIESNNRYGIFTQALKETGFYDSLNYVQSAIPDTTRRFQTVILESDSALQAAGFNNYAALKAKLSKTGNPKSHTDSLWMYVAYHISTGASYTPDIVSSPSLTTLVPSEIITTKLVGTKILLNDDEFNGVIEPGVEVNRTFSNVTTSNGVLHESKGFYKIKPRVPTGVFFDIGDQPELKLLAAWRAPGQSIPLLQNGKLITAGIRLDAYRSNTIGPVYAVSSTPIGASDGRSYANRDVIQFNPTTSNTARSIWMEIRTPMLVKGKYKVWICYTYNGSGPLTQVGVDVGTTQEQLLPNLVDFAQTLVSSGVPTANAALASADGLMLTNGFKRYMATTADVSSGVNGLQPISQNNLWSVMVGKLAGVVDIKTTDKHWVRFTTLRGNGTGVMNMDMIHFIPIDDDQNYPRFSPSGLIYKRP, from the coding sequence ATGAAAGTGAAATTAGACATCCGAAACATTACCTATTTGGTTATACTCAGCGCATTTATAATTTTCGTGCTTAATGCCTGTAAAAGAGAAAGTTTAACATTAAGTACTACTGATGATGTTAACATTACCGGGTTTTTGGAGAAAAATCCCGATAAATTTTCTTTGTTTACCCAAATCTTAGAAAGATCGGGTACAAAAGGTTATTTGGCAGCTTATGGTAAATACACCATATTTACGCCTGATAATAATGCCGTTAACGATTGGTTGAAAAGTTTAAATAAAACAGCAATCGATCAATTATCAGCTACAGAACTGAAAGACGTTGTTCGTTTCCACGTTTTGCCTGATACCGTTGCTACAGGCAAATTTACCGACGGGAAGTTAACCCAGATCACCCTCTATGGTCAGTATCTGCAAACAGGTGTTACGTTTAAAGATGGTGTAAGTAGTTTTATCATCAATAAACAGGCATTGATTACACAATCTAATGTTCGCGTAGGCAATGGAATTATCCATGTTATCGATCATGTATTAATCCCTTCAACTAAAACACTGGCTTCCACCATCGAAAGCAATAACAGATATGGTATTTTTACCCAGGCTTTAAAAGAAACAGGTTTTTACGACTCGTTAAACTATGTACAATCGGCAATTCCTGATACTACACGTCGTTTTCAGACGGTAATTCTCGAATCCGATTCGGCATTGCAAGCTGCGGGTTTTAACAATTATGCTGCTTTAAAAGCCAAACTTTCAAAAACAGGCAATCCGAAAAGCCATACCGATAGTTTGTGGATGTATGTAGCTTACCATATTTCAACCGGAGCAAGTTATACACCTGATATTGTTTCTTCACCTTCATTGACAACGTTGGTGCCAAGCGAAATTATAACCACCAAATTAGTGGGAACGAAAATCTTATTAAATGATGATGAATTTAATGGGGTGATAGAACCAGGTGTAGAAGTAAACAGAACTTTTAGCAATGTTACTACTTCGAATGGGGTTTTACACGAATCGAAAGGTTTTTACAAAATTAAACCGAGGGTTCCTACTGGTGTTTTCTTCGATATAGGCGATCAGCCAGAGTTGAAATTATTAGCTGCCTGGCGGGCACCCGGACAAAGCATTCCGCTTTTACAAAATGGAAAGTTAATTACTGCAGGTATTAGACTTGATGCTTACCGGTCAAACACAATAGGCCCTGTATATGCTGTTTCTTCAACACCAATCGGTGCATCTGATGGTAGGAGTTATGCCAATAGAGATGTAATTCAATTTAACCCAACCACCAGTAATACCGCACGTTCTATCTGGATGGAAATCAGAACCCCTATGCTGGTAAAAGGTAAATACAAAGTTTGGATCTGTTATACCTACAATGGCTCCGGGCCGCTTACACAGGTTGGGGTAGATGTAGGAACAACACAAGAACAATTATTGCCAAACTTAGTCGATTTCGCCCAAACATTAGTTAGTTCTGGTGTACCTACCGCCAATGCTGCTTTGGCCTCTGCAGATGGATTAATGTTAACCAACGGTTTTAAACGCTATATGGCTACAACGGCTGATGTAAGTAGCGGTGTAAATGGTTTACAGCCCATCTCACAGAATAATTTATGGTCGGTTATGGTTGGTAAATTGGCCGGTGTAGTAGATATTAAAACAACAGATAAACATTGGGTTAGGTTTACTACACTGCGTGGTAATGGAACCGGAGTTATGAATATGGATATGATTCACTTTATCCCGATTGATGATGATCAGAACTATCCAAGATTTAGTCCGTCGGGCCTTATTTATAAACGACCATAA